A DNA window from Vicia villosa cultivar HV-30 ecotype Madison, WI unplaced genomic scaffold, Vvil1.0 ctg.001937F_1_1_3, whole genome shotgun sequence contains the following coding sequences:
- the LOC131637176 gene encoding NDR1/HIN1-like protein 26 translates to MYENDHIPVHHVTGSGPNPHPHQHQKPLKRHHTTKYYLQRVQDSLTTRVSKMVCTIFLSLLAIIGLITFIVWLSLRPHRPRFFLRDFTVAGLQGQSGVETAQLVFKVDARNSNLNIGVYYESMAGTVYYRKNAIGSTPITFPSYQGPKNTTKVIAVFSGPTLTVSSQGWREIQNDRADGSVMFGLELTSVIKFKISSWESQPHKMHANCDVGVAANGSLLPIYKDKRCIVSFA, encoded by the coding sequence atgtaTGAAAACGACCACATACCCGTCCACCACGTCACGGGCTCGGGCCCGAACCCACACCCACACCAACACCAGAAGCCCTTAAAGCGCCATCATACCACCAAATACTACCTCCAACGTGTCCAAGACAGCCTCACAACCCGTGTCTCCAAAATGGTCTGCACCATCTTCTTAAGCCTCCTCGCAATCATCGGGCTCATCACCTTCATCGTCTGGCTCAGCCTACGTCCACACCGGCCCAGGTTCTTTCTCCGTGACTTCACCGTTGCGGGCCTTCAGGGCCAATCCGGAGTCGAAACAGCCCAATTAGTCTTCAAAGTAGACGCGCGGAACTCCAACCTAAATATCGGGGTTTATTATGAGTCTATGGCCGGGACGGTTTATTACCGAAAAAACGCTATCGGGTCAACACCGATAACGTTTCCGTCTTATCAAGGGCCAAAAAACACTACAAAAGTTATTGCAGTTTTTTCCGGTCCAACCTTAACTGTTAGCAGTCAAGGTTGGAGGGAAATCCAGAACGATAGGGCTGATGGTAGTGTGATGTTTGGTTTGGAATTGACGTCTGTGATTAAATTTAAGATATCTTCGTGGGAAAGCCAGCCCCACAAGATGCATGCTAACTGTGATGTGGGAGTCGCAGCCAATGGTTCTCTCTTGCCTATATACAAAGACAAGAGATGTATCGTTTCCTTTGCTTAA
- the LOC131637175 gene encoding uncharacterized protein LOC131637175, with protein sequence MSRCSVASNRSKASSVHGECRCGLDAPLMTSWTDANPGRRFYGCGMYKIQGSKRCNHFVWYDEEMGARAKDMISSLNQRLISAKVTIEEGKKAEDELNKQIKDLKMKIKNLKILIVVILVCSVGSISIRLL encoded by the exons ATGTCCCGCTGTTCTGTAGCAAGTAATCGCAGCAAAGCTTCCTCCGTCCATGGAGAATGCAGATGTGGTCTGGATGCACCTTTGATGACTTCATGGACAGATGCTAACCCAGGACGCCGTTTTTATGGGTGTGGGATGTACAAG ATCCAAGGGTCCAAACGATGCAACCATTTTGTTTGGTATGATGAAGAGATGGGAGCAAGAGCAAAGGATATGATCTCTTCACTAAATCAGAGACTGATAAGTGCAAAGGTGACCATTGAAGAAGGGAAGAAAGCAGAAGATGAGTTGAATAAGCAGATTAAGgatttgaagatgaagataaagAATTTGAAGATTTTGATTGTTGTTATTCTTGTGTGCAGTGTTGGTAGCATTAGTATTAGGTTGTTGTAA
- the LOC131637182 gene encoding uncharacterized protein LOC131637182 has translation MTQSDHAGTGSHSGDIPPIPLSSKNKEDVRFCSRPVQSQTIKLRIHHMGELVDHPVKWYVNGLVSEMDWLWDTDYMSYMQFEKLIRKEGYRNIKCMWYWNPKYRFSRGLKPLNCDGDVLMLIEDLKGFDLVDIYVEHTVEVLGDEDIVDHYDEDGGPNCAEDEVDSDVEVVGDADMPKNVDASDNEMDVNEANRGDVDTEHVETEHVDVGIEDDEEDEDYVADTEIGSLSDEDLECSDDYVEQSEDLDWTSVMQCDEDHDKSRKSDEDDDSDVLHTPDGSGNDEEHEKFPSYKRGESSKFELGMVFSNKEMVKDVVKDYGMENNKNVVIKKNEAKRMVIKCMEGCNFHMRVSKRVGNQYWQVVSLIDEHNCARTPYNRQAKTNWLAKKFGHILRHNPDMKPAGLVAQALDRWGVKLSHDQAYRAKRRAMDMLQGAGMEQFQHLRRYAQELLTSNPNSTVVIRCADSHEGPVFERIYVCLEACKYGFAKFCRPLIGLDACFLKGDFGGQLMAAVGRDGNNKIMPIAYAVVEAETRDSWDWFIKLLLEDLEAINQRAYAFISDQQKVHSNL, from the exons ATGACACAAAGCGACCACGCAGGGACCGGTTCACACAGTGGCGACATTCCACCCATTCCTCTTTCATCGAAGAACAAAGAAGATGTCAGATTTTGTTCGAG ACCAGTTCAGAGTCAAACCATTAAGCTTAGAATTCATCATATGGGAGAGTTAGTAGATCATCCTGTTAAATGGTATGTTAATGGATTAGTGTCTGAGATGGATTGGCTGTGGGATACAGATTACATGTCATATATGCAGTTTGAAAAATTGATCAGAAAAGAGGGATATAGGAATATCAAATGCATGTGGTATTGGAACCCTAAGTATAGGTTTAGTCGTGGTCTGAAACCCCTTAACTGTGATGGTGATGTTCTTATGTTGATTGAGGACTTAAAAGGATTTGACTTGGTGGATATTTATGTTGAGCATACAGTAGAAGTGTTAGGGGATGAAGACATAGTAGATCATTATGATGAGGATGGTGGCCCAAATTGTGCTGAGGATGAAGTTGATAGTGATGTTGAAGTTGTAGGGGATGCTGATATGCCTAAGAATGTAGATGCAAGTGACAATGAAATGGATGTGAATGAAGCTAACAGAGGAGATGTGGATACTGAACATGTTGAGACTGAACATGTTGATGTTGGaatagaagatgatgaagaagatgaagactatGTGGCTGATACTGAGATAGGTAGTTTATCTGATGAGGACTTAGAATGCAGTGATGACTATGTGGAACAAAGTGAGGATTTGGATTGGACATCAGTGATGCAATGTGATGAGGATCATGATAAGTCTAGAAAAAGTGATGAGGATGATGATTCTGATGTGCTGCATACACCTGATGGTAGTGGTAATGATGAGGAACATGAAAAGTTTCCTTCTTATAAAAGAGGTGAGTCATCAAAGTTTGAGCTTGGTATGGTCTTCAGTAacaaagaaatggtgaaggatgtTGTCAAAGACTATGGTATGGAGAACAACAAAAATGTTGTCATAAAGAAGAATGAGGCAAAGAGAATGGTGATTAAATGCATGGAAGGATGCAATTTTCACATGAGAGTTAGTAAGAGGGTGGGGAATCAGTATTGGCAAGTGGTGAGTTTAATAGATGAACATAATTGTGCTAGGACTCCTTATAATAGACAAGCAAAGACTAACTGGTTGGCTAAGAAGTTTGGCCACATTCTGAGGCACAACCCTGACATGAAACCAGCAGGATTGGTTGCCCAAGCTCTTGATAGATGGGGAGTAAAGTTATCACATGACCAGGCTTATAGGGCTAAAAGGAGGGCCATGGATATGTTGCAAGGGGCTGGTATGGAACAATTTCAACATTTGAGGAGGTATGCCCAAGAATTGTTGACATCCAACCCTAACAGTACTGTTGTGATTAGGTGTGCAGACTCACATGAAGGCCCTGTCTTTGAAAGAATCTATGTATGTCTAGAGGCTTGCAAGTATGGCTTTGCAAAATTCTGCAGGCCATTAATAGGGTTGGATGCTTGTTTTTTGAAAGGTGATTTTGGAGGGCAGTTGATGGCAGCAGTTGGTAGAGATGGAAATAATAAGATTATGCCCATTGCATATGCTGTGGTGGAGGCTGAGACAAGAGATTCTTGGGATTGGTTCATCAAACTTCTATTGGAAGACTTGGAAGCTATAAACCAAAGAGCCTATGCTTTTATCTCAGACCAACAAAAGGTACATTCAAACTTGTAA
- the LOC131637181 gene encoding cysteine-rich receptor-like protein kinase 44: MDSFSFLFLLATFSFHFVHCSPSPIIQAAIDHDTHAYYNCTRNSTSAMYNTYRSNIKTLLDFLSSNSSNNARYYNATVIGDNNVDTVYGLFLCVRDIDPKVCQSCVIEAAKIISSLCTTAKEAIVWYAICYVRYSDNNFFTIVEKTPELSFMNNKDYVGQVGSFNNILWDMLNDLRNAAANSSAKLANKSTNLTENQKLYANAWCLPYLSAENCRWCLTDAIAEVPTSCCRGKSGGTIFYPSCGVRFELYPFHKTYDSISWVPPSPTSPNSLVPPGKQKTKTIFEIIVPIIVLLVLLVLGYCCFLYRKERKSKHDILKESFGDDISTLESLQFEFAQIEAATNRFAAENRIGKGGFGEVYKGILSDGQEIAVKRLTRSSGQGAVEFKNEVQVIAKLQHRNLVRLLGFCLEEEEKILIYEYVPNKSLDYFLFDLQKRKLLSWSQRQKIIKGIARGILYLHEDSRLKIIHRDLKPSNVLLDSNMNPKISDFGMARIVSIDQIEESTCTIVGTYGYISPEYAMHGYFSVKSDVYSFGIMVLEIISGKRKGCSAESECIDDIRRYAWTKWASQTPLELMDSSIEGTYSQEEVIKYIHIGLLCVQEDPDERPTMATIAFYLNSSSINLPSPLEPPYFKRSGNEENMAPNKESDNIGDSNNGITMTQFFPR; this comes from the exons ATGGATTCCTTCAGCTTTCTGTTTCTACTTGCAACTTTCTCTTTCCACTTTGTCCATTGCTCTCCTTCTCCCATCATACAAGCTGCTATTGATCATGACACACATGCTTACTATAACTGCACCAGGAACAGCACTTCTGCAATGTATAACACTTACCGTTCCAACATCAAAACACTCCTAGACTTTCTCTCCTCCAATAGTAGTAACAATGCAAGATACTACAACGCCACAGTTATTGGCGACAATAACGTGGACACTGTCTACGGTCTCTTCCTTTGCGTTAGAGACATTGACCCCAAAGTCTGCCAGTCGTGTGTGATAGAAGCAGCCAAAATCATATCATCACTGTGCACCACTGCAAAAGAAGCCATAGTTTGGTACGCAATATGCTATGTGCGCTATTCTGATAATAACTTCTTTACCATCGTTGAGAAAACTCCAGAACTTTCTTTCATGAACAATAAGGATTATGTCGGTCAGgttggaagcttcaacaacattCTTTGGGATATGTTGAACGATTTGAGAAATGCAGCAGCAAATTCTTCTGCAAAGTTGGCTAACAAGTCGACGAATCTCACAGAAAACCAAAAACTATATGCCAACGCTTGGTGCCTCCCATACCTATCTGCAGAGAACTGCAGGTGGTGTCTTACGGATGCCATAGCAGAAGTTCCAACCAGTTGCTGCAGAGGAAAATCTGGAGGCACGATATTTTATCCCAGTTGTGGTGTTAGATTCGAATTATATCCATTCCACAAGACATACGACAGTATTTCTTGGGTGCCACCATCACCCACAAGTCCTAACTCTTTAGTTCCACCAG GAAAACAGAAGACAAAAACAATATTTGAGATCATTGTTCCAATTATTGTTTTACTGGTGCTTTTAGTCTTGGGATATTGTTGCTTTCTAtatagaaaagaaagaaagagcaaGCATGATATTCTCAAAGAAAGCT TTGGAGATGACATTAGCACTTTGGAGTCCTTGCAATTTGAATTTGCCCAAATTGAAGCAGCAACAAACAGATTTGCTGCAGAAAACAGGATAGGCAAAGGTGGTTTCGGAGAAGTATACAAG GGAATTCTTTCGGATGGACAAGAAATTGCTGTGAAGAGGCTTACAAGAAGCTCTGGACAAGGTGCAGTAGAGTTTAAAAATGAGGTTCAAGTTATAGCCAAGCTTCAACACAGAAATCTAGTGAGATTACTAGGATTTTGTTTGGAAGAAGAGGAAAAAATACTTATCTACGAGTATGTGCCAAACAAGAGTCTTGATTACTTTTTATTTG ATCTCCAGAAGAGAAAACTACTATCTTGGTCTCAACGTcagaagatcatcaaaggaattGCCCGTGGAATTCTTTATCTCCATGAAGATTCCCGCCTCAAAATAATACATCGTGATCTGAAACCTAGCAATGTTTTGTTAGATAGTAATATGAATCCAAAAATATCAGATTTTGGCATGGCTAGAATTGTATCTATAGATCAAATTGAAGAAAGCACATGCACGATTGTAGGAACATA TGGTTACATATCTCCAGAATATGCAATGCATGGATATTTCTCTGTGAAATCCGATGTGTATAGTTTCGGAATCATGGTTCTAGAGATTATTAGTGGAAAGAGGAAAGGTTGTTCTGCTGAATCAGAGTGTATAGATGACATCCGGAGATAC GCATGGACAAAATGGGCATCGCAAACACCACTCGAACTAATGGATTCTAGTATAGAAGGAACCTATTCCCAAGAAGAAGTCATCAAGTACATCCACATTGGTTTGTTATGTGTTCAGGAAGATCCAGATGAAAGACCTACAATGGCAACAATTGCATTTTACCTGAACAGCTCTTCAATCAACTTGCCGTCCCCTCTTGAACCACCGTATTTTAAGCGTAGCGGAAATGAAGAAAACATGGCCCCCAACAAGGAGTCAGACAATATTGGTGATTCAAACAACGGTATCACTATGACTCAATTCTTTCCGCGTTAA